In the Malania oleifera isolate guangnan ecotype guangnan chromosome 1, ASM2987363v1, whole genome shotgun sequence genome, one interval contains:
- the LOC131168012 gene encoding fructose-bisphosphate aldolase, cytoplasmic isozyme 1 isoform X2, whose protein sequence is MSAFVGKYAEELIKNAKYIATPGKGILAADESTGTIGKRLSSINVENIESNRQALRELLFTSPNALAHLSGVILFEETLYQKTLDGKPFVEVLQENHVIPGIKVDKGTVDIAGTNGETTTQGLDSLGARCQQYYKAGARFAKWRAVLKIGPTEPSELAIQQNAQGLARYAIICQENGLVPIVEPEVLTDGAHDTKKCAAVTETVIAAVYKALNDHHVLLEGTLLKPNMVTPGSDSPKVPPEVIAEHTVTALRRTVPAAVPGIVFLSGGQSEEEATLNLNAINKLEVVKPWTLSFSFGRALQQSSLKTWAGKKENVGKAQEAFLGRCRANSKATLGKYAGGSDGGLASETLFVKGYSY, encoded by the exons ATGTCAGCCTTTGTTGGAAAGTATGCAg AGGAACTGATCAAGAATGCCAAGTACATTGCCACCCCGGGCAAGGGCATACTGGCGGCAGACGAGAGCACAGGCACCATAGGGAAGCGCCTGTCGAGCATCAACGTCGAGAACATTGAGTCCAACCGCCAAGCCCTCCGCGAGCTCCTCTTCACTTCTCCGAACGCCCTCGCCCACCTCTCCGGCGTCATCCTCTTTGAAGAGACCCTCTACCAGAAGACATTGGATGGTAAGCCCTTCGTCGAGGTCCTCCAAGAAAACCATGTCATTCCAGGCATCAAGGTGGACAAAGGCACCGTGGACATTGCCGGGACCAATGGGGAGACCACTACGCAGGGCCTCGACTCGCTTGGTGCCCGATGCCAGCAGTACTACAAGGCCGGGGCCCGATTCGCCAAGTGGCGGGCGGTCTTGAAGATCGGTCCAACCGAGCCATCTGAACTGGCAATTCAGCAGAACGCACAGGGGCTCGCACGGTACGCCATTATTTGTCAGGAGAACGGGCTGGTGCCCATTGTTGAGCCGGAGGTTTTGACGGATGGGGCTCATGACACTAAGAAGTGTGCTGCCGTGACCGAGACTGTAATTGCTGCGGTTTATAAGGCATTGAATGATCATCACGTTCTGTTGGAAGGCACCCTCCTCAAGCCCAACATGGTTACTCCAGGATCCGATAGCCCCAAG GTACCTCCTGAGGTGATTGCAGAGCACACAGTCACAGCACTGCGTCGAACTGTCCCGGCGGCAGTGCCGGGGATAGTGTTTTTGTCGGGTGGGCAGAGCGAGGAGGAGGCGACCCTAAACCTGAATGCGATTAATAAGCTGGAGGTGGTGAAGCCATGGACGCTGTCGTTCTCCTTTGGGCGAGCTCTGCAGCAGAGCTCCCTGAAGACGTGGGCAGGGAAGAAGGAGAATGTTGGGAAGGCTCAAGAAGCGTTCTTGGGGAGGTGCAGGGCAAACTCCAAGGCCACGCTGGGGAAGTATGCGGGTGGGAGTGATGGTGGGTTGGCTTCTGAGACTTTGTTTGTGAAGGGTTACAGTTACTAG
- the LOC131168012 gene encoding fructose-bisphosphate aldolase, cytoplasmic isozyme 1 isoform X1, producing MLKLAAGYWLLACKASVSSACINARAFPEELIKNAKYIATPGKGILAADESTGTIGKRLSSINVENIESNRQALRELLFTSPNALAHLSGVILFEETLYQKTLDGKPFVEVLQENHVIPGIKVDKGTVDIAGTNGETTTQGLDSLGARCQQYYKAGARFAKWRAVLKIGPTEPSELAIQQNAQGLARYAIICQENGLVPIVEPEVLTDGAHDTKKCAAVTETVIAAVYKALNDHHVLLEGTLLKPNMVTPGSDSPKVPPEVIAEHTVTALRRTVPAAVPGIVFLSGGQSEEEATLNLNAINKLEVVKPWTLSFSFGRALQQSSLKTWAGKKENVGKAQEAFLGRCRANSKATLGKYAGGSDGGLASETLFVKGYSY from the exons ATGTTGAAGCTTGCTGCTGGCTATTGGTTGCTTGCATGTAAGGCCTCTGTGAGCAGTGCGTGCATCAATGCTCGTGCGTTCCCTG AGGAACTGATCAAGAATGCCAAGTACATTGCCACCCCGGGCAAGGGCATACTGGCGGCAGACGAGAGCACAGGCACCATAGGGAAGCGCCTGTCGAGCATCAACGTCGAGAACATTGAGTCCAACCGCCAAGCCCTCCGCGAGCTCCTCTTCACTTCTCCGAACGCCCTCGCCCACCTCTCCGGCGTCATCCTCTTTGAAGAGACCCTCTACCAGAAGACATTGGATGGTAAGCCCTTCGTCGAGGTCCTCCAAGAAAACCATGTCATTCCAGGCATCAAGGTGGACAAAGGCACCGTGGACATTGCCGGGACCAATGGGGAGACCACTACGCAGGGCCTCGACTCGCTTGGTGCCCGATGCCAGCAGTACTACAAGGCCGGGGCCCGATTCGCCAAGTGGCGGGCGGTCTTGAAGATCGGTCCAACCGAGCCATCTGAACTGGCAATTCAGCAGAACGCACAGGGGCTCGCACGGTACGCCATTATTTGTCAGGAGAACGGGCTGGTGCCCATTGTTGAGCCGGAGGTTTTGACGGATGGGGCTCATGACACTAAGAAGTGTGCTGCCGTGACCGAGACTGTAATTGCTGCGGTTTATAAGGCATTGAATGATCATCACGTTCTGTTGGAAGGCACCCTCCTCAAGCCCAACATGGTTACTCCAGGATCCGATAGCCCCAAG GTACCTCCTGAGGTGATTGCAGAGCACACAGTCACAGCACTGCGTCGAACTGTCCCGGCGGCAGTGCCGGGGATAGTGTTTTTGTCGGGTGGGCAGAGCGAGGAGGAGGCGACCCTAAACCTGAATGCGATTAATAAGCTGGAGGTGGTGAAGCCATGGACGCTGTCGTTCTCCTTTGGGCGAGCTCTGCAGCAGAGCTCCCTGAAGACGTGGGCAGGGAAGAAGGAGAATGTTGGGAAGGCTCAAGAAGCGTTCTTGGGGAGGTGCAGGGCAAACTCCAAGGCCACGCTGGGGAAGTATGCGGGTGGGAGTGATGGTGGGTTGGCTTCTGAGACTTTGTTTGTGAAGGGTTACAGTTACTAG